CAGACATATACCCTGTTCATAAATTTCGTGGGCTACTTTGCAGGGCTTCCTTACAAACTTTTGTAGATATTTCTGCCGATCTAGTGGGAAAAAAATGCGTCTAGTAGGAATTCCATGGACCATCATTTGTTCCTGTATAGTATGGACTTTACTGCAAACAGGAAGCTTAACAGTGGTCAGCCACCAAACTGGTGAAGATCCATTGTTAGGTTCCTGAAATGTCAAAACATCCTCTAATATCTCCTTGTAAATTGACCTAAAGGCAATTTTCTTATTGAGAAAAGTCTCCAGACGTTTTAACTGTGCAAGTCCTATAGCTGCACCTATATTGGTCATCCTGTAATTAAATCCTATCTCATCGTGGATATATTCAGGACCGTTTACTTTCGCTTGATTGGCCAGATGATGAATATGGTCAAGTCTTTTCTCATCGTTTCCCAAGACCATCCCTCCAAGACCTGTAGTCATCATCTTGTTGCCATTAAAACTCAAACACCCAAGATCGCCAATTGTGCCAACAAAACTTCCTCCAAACCTGGCACCCAAGGCCTCTGTGGCATCTTCTATCAGATAAAGACTGTAGGCATTGGCGATCTCTTTCAGTCGCTTCATATCGCACGGCAC
The DNA window shown above is from Dissulfuribacter thermophilus and carries:
- a CDS encoding DegT/DnrJ/EryC1/StrS family aminotransferase, giving the protein VPCDMKRLKEIANAYSLYLIEDATEALGARFGGSFVGTIGDLGCLSFNGNKMMTTGLGGMVLGNDEKRLDHIHHLANQAKVNGPEYIHDEIGFNYRMTNIGAAIGLAQLKRLETFLNKKIAFRSIYKEILEDVLTFQEPNNGSSPVWWLTTVKLPVCSKVHTIQEQMMVHGIPTRRIFFPLDRQKYLQKFVRKPCKVAHEIYEQGICLPSSTVNSEDDAHFAANILKKILVGKRMV